Proteins encoded within one genomic window of Burkholderiaceae bacterium:
- a CDS encoding Pirin gives MLTLRKSQDRGYADHGWLKSFHSFSFAGYYDPAHMGWGNLRVINEDRVAPGMGFGTHGHRDMEIISYVLEGNLAHKDTMGNVKGIPPGDVQRMSAGTGVQHSEFNHAPDRTTHFLQIWIEPNALGIAPSYEQKTFPDADKRGRLRLIASPDSADGSVTIHADARVFAGLFDGPESAQLALDPKRKAYAHLVRGALRVNGRDLAAGDAALIEQEGRLTLEQGQGAEVLVFDLHA, from the coding sequence TTTTCGTTCGCCGGCTATTACGACCCGGCGCACATGGGCTGGGGCAACCTGCGCGTGATCAACGAGGACCGCGTCGCGCCGGGCATGGGCTTCGGCACGCACGGCCACCGCGACATGGAAATCATCAGCTACGTGCTCGAGGGCAACCTCGCGCACAAGGACACCATGGGCAACGTCAAAGGCATTCCGCCCGGCGACGTGCAGCGCATGAGTGCGGGCACCGGCGTGCAGCACAGCGAATTCAACCACGCGCCGGACCGCACCACGCATTTCCTGCAGATCTGGATCGAGCCGAATGCGCTCGGCATCGCGCCGAGCTACGAGCAGAAGACTTTCCCCGATGCCGACAAGCGCGGGCGGCTGCGGCTGATCGCGTCGCCCGACAGCGCCGACGGCTCGGTGACGATCCATGCCGACGCGCGCGTGTTCGCCGGCCTGTTCGATGGGCCCGAGTCCGCGCAGCTCGCGCTCGACCCCAAGCGCAAGGCCTATGCGCACCTGGTGCGCGGCGCGCTGCGGGTCAACGGGCGCGATCTCGCTGCGGGCGACGCGGCGCTGATCGAGCAGGAAGGCCGCTTGACGCTGGAGCAAGGCCAGGGCGCCGAGGTGCTGGTGTTCGATCTACATGCGTAG
- a CDS encoding OsmC-like protein, whose product MTVELERQRTDAGYAPMAQAVHIRDHALLADGSVAEGGTDAGPSPHDLYDAALGACKALTVMWYARRRGIPVADIQTTIARDDSAERTGVYRLSATLRIGGELSDAQLQDLQRIAEKCPVHKLMTQVTTEITTQVERLK is encoded by the coding sequence ATGACCGTCGAACTCGAACGCCAGCGCACCGATGCCGGATACGCGCCGATGGCGCAGGCCGTGCATATTCGCGATCACGCGCTGCTCGCCGACGGCAGCGTCGCCGAGGGCGGGACCGACGCCGGCCCCAGCCCGCATGATCTGTACGACGCCGCGCTCGGCGCCTGCAAGGCGCTGACGGTGATGTGGTACGCGCGGCGCCGAGGCATTCCGGTGGCGGACATCCAGACCACGATCGCGCGCGACGACTCGGCCGAGCGCACCGGCGTCTACCGGCTCTCGGCCACGCTTCGGATCGGCGGCGAACTGAGCGACGCGCAGTTGCAGGATCTGCAGCGGATCGCCGAGAAATGCCCGGTGCACAAGCTGATGACGCAGGTCACGACCGAGATCACAACGCAGGTGGAGCGATTGAAATGA
- a CDS encoding Pirin: MNTPLLLTGREHDLGGGLMVRRMLPAMQRQSVGPFVFFDHFGPLTELPEYQHDVRPHPHIGLATVTYLFDGAMVHRDSLGSVQRIEPGAINWMTAGRGIVHSERRPDDLRQRPYLSHGLQLWAALPQAHEEDEPSFVHTPAAVIPELTMGAARVRVLIGEAFGRRSPVATFSNTLYLDVQFSEEGALELPPLAQELAVYAVDGDLRLGAGLLSARTLAVLQGTVPVRIEAPGAGRLVVIGGEPLDGRRFIWWNYVSSRKERIAQAAQDWADQTMGQVPGETEFIPLPEKRFVV, from the coding sequence ATGAACACACCGCTGCTGCTCACCGGCCGCGAGCACGACCTCGGCGGTGGGCTGATGGTGCGCCGCATGCTGCCCGCCATGCAGCGCCAGTCGGTCGGGCCGTTCGTATTCTTCGATCATTTCGGTCCGCTGACCGAACTGCCCGAATACCAGCACGATGTGCGCCCGCATCCGCACATCGGCCTCGCGACCGTGACCTATCTGTTCGACGGCGCGATGGTGCACCGCGACAGCCTGGGCAGCGTGCAGCGCATCGAGCCCGGCGCGATCAACTGGATGACCGCGGGCCGCGGCATCGTGCATTCGGAGCGTCGTCCCGACGACCTGCGCCAGCGGCCGTACCTGAGCCACGGCTTGCAGCTTTGGGCGGCGCTGCCGCAGGCGCACGAGGAAGACGAGCCTTCGTTCGTGCACACGCCGGCGGCGGTGATCCCCGAGTTGACGATGGGCGCGGCGCGGGTGCGGGTGCTGATCGGCGAAGCGTTCGGCCGGCGCTCGCCGGTCGCGACGTTTTCGAACACGCTGTACCTCGACGTGCAGTTTTCGGAAGAGGGCGCACTGGAGCTGCCGCCGCTCGCGCAGGAACTCGCGGTCTACGCGGTCGACGGCGATCTGCGGCTCGGCGCCGGGCTGCTCTCCGCGCGCACGCTGGCGGTGCTTCAGGGTACCGTGCCGGTGCGGATCGAGGCGCCGGGTGCAGGGCGGTTGGTGGTGATCGGCGGTGAGCCGCTGGACGGCCGCCGCTTCATCTGGTGGAACTACGTGTCCAGCCGCAAGGAGCGCATCGCGCAGGCGGCGCAGGACTGGGCCGATCAGACGATGGGTCAGGTACCTGGCGAGACCGAGTTCATCCCGCTGCCCGAGAAGCGCTTCGTCGTGTAG